From one Calypte anna isolate BGI_N300 chromosome 11, bCalAnn1_v1.p, whole genome shotgun sequence genomic stretch:
- the LOC103526542 gene encoding fatty acyl-CoA hydrolase precursor, medium chain-like, whose amino-acid sequence MAPQRQITFLCTLFCTIAFITNGAEGQTDAEPEVTITLGRLKGRQTDVKGTDRRVNAFLGIPFAKPPLGSLRFSPPEPPEPWNDLRDATSYPPLCPQDLSMLKTAEKTFKEKHLPFQTSEDCLYLNVYSPAGANKKDKLPVMVWIHGGNFIFGGAARYDGSALSAYENIVVVIIQYRLGLLGFFNTGDEHARGNWGFLDQVAALQWIQDNIEHFGGDPGSVTLFGVSAGSCSIFAHVLSPLSRGLFHKAISESGILLPPDKDLHLSTDLKKIASIFECEMSTSLSLINCLRNQDTKDIVSKSMGNPLLPLVLDGVFLHKAPEEILAGKEFNAVPYMIGVTNNEFGWNIRDTLDVPGLKEIGDRKSIISTIEFFLPMLYIPSEVLPLVIDKYLGNTDDPAELRDGFLDLLGDVGVVVPSIKVLDYLRESGAPAYFFEYQHRPTSYRDSKPDYVKADHGDEVGFVFGGPFLAGDIQLRSEATEEEKILSKTLMKYWANFARNGNPNGEGLVYWPSYNLNEEYLEINLKQKKARKLKEEKIDLWRKVIFEKTSNKRMEKRNINSEL is encoded by the exons atggCTCCTCAAAGACAGATAACTTTTCTTTGTACCTTGTTTTGTACTATAGCATTCATCACTAATGGAGCAGAAG GACAGACTGATGCTGAGCCAGAAGTGACTATCACCCTTGGACGGCTGAAAGGGAGACAGACAGATGTGAAGGGGACAGACAGACGTGTAAATGCCTTCCTTGGGATTCCTTTTGCAAAACCACCTCTTGGATCCTTGAGGTTTTCCCCACCTGAACCACCTGAACCATGGAATGATCTGAGAGATGCAACTTCTTACCCACCACT ATGTCCTCAAGATCTGTCAATGTtgaaaacagctgagaaaaccTTCAAAGAAAAACACCTTCCATTCCAAACTTCTGAGGACTGTTTGTATCTGAACGTTTACAGCCCTGCTGGTGCAAACAAGAAAGACAAATTACCT gtaATGGTGTGGATCCATGGAGGCAATTTTATATTTGGTGGTGCTGCTAGGTATGATGGTTCTGCACTATCAGCCTATGAGAATATTGTGGTAGTAATAATTCAGTACAGACTTGGACTCCTTGGATTCTTCAA tactGGTGATGAACATGCTCGTGGAAATTGGGGATTTTTGGATCAAGTAGCAGCTCTTCAGTGGATCCAAGATAATATTGAACACTTTGGTGGAGATCCAGGATCTGTCACACTCTTTGGTGTATCTGCAGGATCTTGCTCCATTTTTGCACAT GTTTTATCCCCTTTGTCTAGGGGTCTCTTTCATAAAGCAATATCAGAGAGTGGGATTCTTCTACCCCCTGATAAAGATTTACATCTTTCAACAGATCTTAAG aaaattgcAAGTATATTTGAGTGTGAGATGAGCACTTCACTCTCACTGATAAACTGCTTAAGGAACCAGGACACAAAGGATATTGTCTCTAAAAGTATG gGAAACCCACTTCTACCCTTAGTTCTGGATGGCGTCTTTCTTCATAAGGCACCTGAAGAGATATTGGCTGGAAAAGAATTTAATGCAGTCCCATATATGATAGGAGTCACCAACAATGAATTTGGCTGGAATATTAGAGAT aCATTGGACGTTCCAGGTTTAAAGGAAATAGGAGATAGAAAATCAATCATTTCAACAATAGAGTTTTTCCTACCAATGCTG tACATACCATCAGAGGTTTTGCCTCTTGTAATTGATAAATATCTAGGAAACACAGATGATCCTGCTGAGCTACGGGATGGATTTCTGGACTTGTTAGGGGATGTAGGAGTTGTCGTGCCATCCATTAAAGTATTGGATTATCTCAGGG AATCTGGAGCTCCTGCCTACTTCTTTGAGTATCAGCATCGACCCACTTCATATCGGGACAGTAAACCAGACTATGTGAAAGCTGATCATGGAGATGAAGTTGGCTTTGTCTTTGGGGGACCATTCCTGGCTGGTGATATTCAGCTACGTA GTGAAGctacagaggaagaaaagattcTTAGTAAAACTCTAATGAAGTACTGGGCTAACTTTGCACGGAATGG aaatccTAATGGGGAAGGTTTGGTTTACTGGCCATCTTATAACCTGAATGAAGAATATTTAGAGATTAAtctaaaacaaaagaaagccaGAAAGTTGAAAGAAGAGAAGATAGATCTCTGGAGAAAGGTGATATTTGAAAAAACAAGTAacaaaagaatggaaaaacGGAACATTAATTCAGAGCTATAA